The DNA segment TGCAAGCAAGAcgaacaagagaagagagacaCGGATCCTCTATAACTCACCCCACGGAACAAAAACAATCATAGTATGACACGTGtaaaatttgtaatttatttatggaaaagGGTATTAATTTATTGAAAACTTGAACATTAGCCTTAATAGTTTTGAAAGGTCATGAATCGACCCATTCTCATAAAgaaaagaccaaaaaaaaaaaaaatagtgatcaGAGGCTTTGACAAAAGCCACACAATTCTCTTTCACTTATCTTCCTCCACCCAATCCAAATTGCGATAGAGATCTCTTTCGAATCCACGCGCCTTCATCAACCTCACTCCACTCTCTTCTCAATTCTCATGAAAATTCATCTTCAGCCTTGACCCCAGATAGGTAAAAGATACTGCATTTGAAATGATCTCTCTTTTAGACTTCCTCTGTTATTTTAATCTCGAGTTCTTACTTCGTTGAGGTTTCCGACATGATCAAACTGTATAATTGGATAATGGGGTATTATTTATTGCAGGTTTCAGACAAAACCCGTTATTGTAACTCTGCTGGTGTTCAAGTCTTGTTGCCTGAATCTCCTCCTTCTTGGTATGTGCTCTGTTTCTGTCTCCATGGAACTTTCTTTGGTCTGAATCAGATATATACTAGATTGTCATTTTCGCCCCTGAGATCATTTACTTTTTCCGGTATGATGTGAAAGCTATGAGATTGCTATAAGAATCCAAAACTGACCAAAATGTTTCCCCTCTGCTCGGCTGCAAGCTGCCATTACCATTCTCAGGTGAGATTTTTTACTTCACAGATAATCTAATTGTAATAAAGTTATCTACTTTGAACTCTTTAGAGTATGTGGTTTACTAGGACCGTAGTGACATATGCTTTGTTTTATATTGTTCGTGCAGCTTTTGTATCATGGAAACTGGCGAGGTTGTTCTTCCTTAAGGAGAGAGTCTATTCACAGATGCAGCTCTGGTGATACTTCCTTCTTTGGCATTTCTAATGGAACACAAAGCTTGCAGAAGAGTTTCTTAACTCAAGCCACTGGTAGATTCTTCACCGCTACTATCGAAAACACGGAGAAAACAGCATCCACGTTCAGAAACTTGTGTGAGAATGAGTTGGATAGGATAAACTACATGGTTTATGACATGAGAGATGTAAGAAATGGGGGACTAACATATGTCGAAAGTACATCAGATGTTTCACCTGTTGAAGCTGTTGTAGCAGATGGTTCCCCTCTTGAAGCTATTGTAGCAGATGTTTCACCTGTTGAAGCTGTTGTATCAGATCTTTCACCTGTTGAAGCTGTTGTAACAGATGCTTCTCCTCTTGACGCTATTGTAGCAGATGTTTCACCTGTTGAAGCTTTAGTAGCAGATGTTCCCCCCGTTGAGAACCCTGCTGCTGAGACTTTAACCGAAAGCACCAGCAGCCTTATAGTCTCGGCTGAACCGGGAACAGGATCATCTGTTGATATATCTCCGGATACTTCTCTATCTCTGCCTGATCCTACAGATCTCAATCAAGAGTCACTTCCCGACGTGAAAGCTAGCTTTGATGACTTCTCTTCCGGGGTAAAAgactccttcagctcttcaCTGAACCAAGGAGAAAACGCTGTGAAGAACACATTGGATTCCTTCTCCTCTTCCGTGACATCCATTACAAAGAATGCTTCCGAAGCTGTAGACAATGCATTTAAAACTGCGTTCTCTACGCTAGACCAAACAGGAGATGTAGCTGGAGACAAGCTCTCTAGCTTCTCCGGTGGCTTGAAGGAAGCTTCAAACGGAGCAGCTTCTTTAGCCATTGATTTATTGAGGCAATCAATTAGTACTGCAGAGAGGTCTGTAGCAAATGGAGTTTCCTTTGCTGCCTACTCTTATGGATCAGCAAAAGAGTTACTTCCTCCAGATGTTAAGAGTGCCATTAACTCATCTGAAGATGTTGCTCTAAAAGTGTTGAGGCCCCTAGGAGCTGTCTTGGAGCAGGTGCtttgtcttatttttttctaattgatGGACTGTCATGATTCTAATAGCATCATGATGAACAGGTATATGCTGCCATTGGAGGTTTGGAGAGAAACATTGGTTTGAATCCAGATGATCCAATCATTCACCTTGTCCTCATCGTAGGATCCACAGGAACCTTTTGGTACACGGCTTTTCTCACCCTAAATGGAAATTGTAGTTTGTCTTTATTAAGAGAAGAAGAGTGTAgtatagaaattttatattcttcACCAGATACTTGCAGGGTTCTATACCGGGTTTGGACATATGGTGGATATGCTGGAGATTTGTCTCCAAAGTCAACACTTGAGCTTCTAACATCACGAGAAAAGCCAGTGCTTGTAGATGTCAGGCCTGAGGTAAGACGACGCTCTTAAGCTTCCAACGAGTTGTTCATTAAACCTTTCACATAATGTTCATCTTGGCTACCGTCTTTTTGAAGGCCTTGAGAGAGAAAGATGGAATCCCTGATCTGCGGAGAGCAGCTCGTTTCCGATATTCTAGTGTGGCACTGCCTGAGGTTAGTTTCAGCAATCACTGCTACAAAAGCTCAATGAAAGCCATCAATTTATTCACAGTTTTAATGGCTCTTGTTCTTGATTCATGTTTAAGGTTGAGGGTGATGTTAAACGGCTACTGAGAGGTGGAAGAGAAGTTGAAGATGCCTTGGCGGCAGTTATCATCAAGAATTTGAAAGCAGTTCAGGTATGCCACTACATTCATGACTCTTTGGTGCATGCTCAAACAACTTATTGGTGCAGTTTATGGTTCTAAAAAATATGCTGACACCTCATAAACTTTGCTTACTCTGCTACTTATAGGACAGGTCAAAGGTCATTGTTATGGATGCTGATGGAACTCGCTCTAAGGGCATTGCAAGAGCCTTGAGAAAACTTGGGATTAAGGCAAGTAATTCTTATCTAACTCACTTTTTAGTACGTAAGAGATTCTGAATAAgctcttctttctttgtttgttgTAATGTGACAGAGGCCATACTTGATGGAAGGTGGGTTTAGATCATGGATTAAAGAAGGTCTTCGTGTGAAAGAACCAAAACCTGAGACAACACTTACCATCCTCAACGAGGTATCTCTAATCTTATTCATTGGAAAAAGTGAAGCACATCATGATTCCTCTTTGGTTTTCCAGGAAGCTGAGGCGATCCTTGAGGAAATAAATCCTTCTCCATTGCAAGTAGCTGGAGTTGGTGTGGTATGTTTCTAGTTCTAAGGTTTCTGTTTCTGTAATAATATTAACCCCCAACTTACTAATACAATGCGAGCTATGCAGGGGGCTTTGGCAGGATCGTATGCTTTATTTGGTGCGTTTTAATTCTCTTGTAGAATCTCTTCTTGTTGCTTTCATCACTGCAATAACATGAACTGTTATATCTCCTCGCAGAGTGGGAGAAAACACTGCAACTTATAGCTGTCATTGGCCTTGGTTTGGTAACTTCTTACTCTCACTCACTGACTTGTAAGCTTTACCCTTTAAAGTATCGTTTCTTGGCTTTGTTTCTCAAGCCTTGGACATTATGCAGACTATATACCAACGTCTTGCTTCATATGATGACTCGGAAGATTTCAAACAAGACGTCAGGTATAAAAAACTCCATCATTGTTCATAACAAAACCtcagaaaaaaaactatgtatAGTCTTAACAAAgattgtttgtttcttcttattcttcaagGCAATTGTTTACACCGGTGAAACTTGGAGCTCAGGCTTTCTCATGGGCTGCAGGGAAACTTGAGACAAATGGTGTTGGCCTCCCAACTTCACCTTCTTCCTCAGATGTTCGGAGCCGAGTTTTGCAGGCTGCTGCTAAGCATGAGTCTCAGCCGTCTGATGAAACTTCTGAAGGTCTCCAAGAtgcatcatcatcctcatcctcaGGAGAAGCTTTGAACAACGCTGATGTCTCAGAAGCCTAAATGCtccaacttttattttatttatggttcATTGTATGTAACTGCTATGTTATTGTTCACTGCAACTGCCAAGAATTACTTTGCTGGTCGCGAAAGAAATCTCTAAAGGAGCATTCGTATGTTATCCATATATATCACTTTTATGGAGTTTCCGTCGACATCAAGTCaactaaccttttttttttccatctaaaatttttattaaagaaaaGCCGAAACCCACCAAAACCTTACAACCACCTGGAGGCCCaaacacaaaacccaaaaaaagtAACCAAACAGATTAGACCCAAGCTCATTACCCAACAAACCCATCTGCCGACAACGAGCAATTCGCCCTAACTCGAGACACAAACCCGCATCGTCGCCACCACCGGAAGAACCTACGTCGGAGAGGACACGTCTCACCAGCCACTACAGGAGCATGCGTCACCGCGACAAACCTGATCCCATGACCTCCACATCCTTTTCACTGCAGCCGTATTTTACTCTTGTGTTATCTTTACCGAATAAATCAATCACcggacaaaataaataaatacaaatatattttttaactttcactATAGCTAGGAGTTGGCGTCGCTCGCTACTTGGTACTCGGTTTATAGACTTTATACTCGTCAATCTGACTCGTGctcagtttaaaaaaattaagtatttgACATTGTGAAGTCAGATAacaattgataaattttattaattgtaaGCACGAATCAAGTATAAGTATCATTGTTTTTTCTTCTACTTGACTGGTTACTTGTTTCTAGTTAGTTGTTCTACTActtatttctctctttttttttatcatcaatttttaTGGACTGACTCTATAAACCAAACTGGTAACTATGCATCCATGTTAACGACGAAAGACGATAACTTTTTGGCACTGCGTGTTAGACTATCTACCCTTAAATTCTTCGTTCTTGGTACATGAATGATCTATGAGCTGATAAAACTTCCTTAAATGGGTCCTTAGATcctccaaataatttgcaaagaTTGGCCATTCTTCCgattccgaaaccatcttcaccaactgagaatAATCCGTTACAAACGTAATTCAAAACTGACGCAAATTCCTTATACACTTCATTGCCCAAAGCAAAGCTTCAATCTCAGAGTGAAGAGGATACAAACTAGCCTTTATATTTCGTGCCCCcattaaaccatcaaaaccctCTAGTGTACTATACTACTCTTGGCCTGaaaaaacttcattttcttTCTAAG comes from the Brassica napus cultivar Da-Ae chromosome A7, Da-Ae, whole genome shotgun sequence genome and includes:
- the LOC106353143 gene encoding uncharacterized protein LOC106353143; this encodes MFPLCSAASCHYHSQLLYHGNWRGCSSLRRESIHRCSSGDTSFFGISNGTQSLQKSFLTQATGRFFTATIENTEKTASTFRNLCENELDRINYMVYDMRDVRNGGLTYVESTSDVSPVEAVVADGSPLEAIVADVSPVEAVVSDLSPVEAVVTDASPLDAIVADVSPVEALVADVPPVENPAAETLTESTSSLIVSAEPGTGSSVDISPDTSLSLPDPTDLNQESLPDVKASFDDFSSGVKDSFSSSLNQGENAVKNTLDSFSSSVTSITKNASEAVDNAFKTAFSTLDQTGDVAGDKLSSFSGGLKEASNGAASLAIDLLRQSISTAERSVANGVSFAAYSYGSAKELLPPDVKSAINSSEDVALKVLRPLGAVLEQVYAAIGGLERNIGLNPDDPIIHLVLIVGSTGTFWVLYRVWTYGGYAGDLSPKSTLELLTSREKPVLVDVRPEALREKDGIPDLRRAARFRYSSVALPEVEGDVKRLLRGGREVEDALAAVIIKNLKAVQDRSKVIVMDADGTRSKGIARALRKLGIKRPYLMEGGFRSWIKEGLRVKEPKPETTLTILNEEAEAILEEINPSPLQVAGVGVGALAGSYALFEWEKTLQLIAVIGLGLTIYQRLASYDDSEDFKQDVRQLFTPVKLGAQAFSWAAGKLETNGVGLPTSPSSSDVRSRVLQAAAKHESQPSDETSEGLQDASSSSSSGEALNNADVSEA